The Cyclobacteriaceae bacterium DNA segment TTTCTTAGCAATGTGATGAACACGGTGGCCGCACCCATTTTTGTTAAGGACAAGAACCACCGGTGGATCATGTTCAACGAAGCCTTTTGTTCCTTCATGAACCGATCAGCGAAAGATCTGCAAGGAAAAACCGACAAAGACTTTCTTCCGGCAAAGGAGTATAAGGTTTTCTGGAAAGTAGACAATGAAGTGTTGCGTACAGGGGCAGTGGTACTTAATCGCGAAACGGTAACCACCAAGCGCGGCAACACACGAAACCTCCTTACATTCAAATCGCGGTACGTTAACGACAAAGGTGAGCGTTTTGTGATCGGGTTTATTATGGATGTTACCGAAATCCAAAAAGTTGAAGATGAAATCCTGAAACTTAACGCCAACCTGCGCGGCATAATGGAGAGCACGCGCGAGTCCATTTATGCGTTAGATCGCAACTACTGTTACACGGCATTTAATCGCAATCATGCGCGCATGGCTCGATTGCTATATGGTGCAGAAATTAAAGTTGGCGACAATAACCTGGAGTACATTAAGGGAACTGCCGAGGAGAAGTGGTTGGTTTTGGAGTTGCGGAAGGCTATGAAAGGTGAAAATCACATTTCGCTTCACCAGGTAAATCACTCACGATATAAGAACCGGTGGATCCAGACCACTTACAACCCGATTTTCAACAAACAAGGCAAAGTAGATGGTGTGGCGGTATTCGTACGCGACATCACCGAGATGATGGATACGCAACAAGCACTGAGCCACTCAAACGCCACACTTCAAGGCGTACTGCAAAGTACTACTGATCGGATTATTGCACTTGATGACAAGCTAAATTACGTGTTGTTTAATGAGAGTCATGTGCAGAACATAAAGCGTATTGCTGGAACTGAAATTCGGCCAGGCGATAGTTTTATAAAAAATCTTCCGAAGCCAATTGTGCAAAAGGCGTTGCCACATTTGAAGCGGGCATTAAAGGGTAAGCCTGTACTGATTGAGCTGGGAATGAGAGAAACATTTGTTGAAGCTTTAATCAACCCCATAAGGGATAATACAAATAAGATAATCGGGATAACACTTTTTGTTCGCGATATAACACAGCGCAAACGAACAGAGCAAAAACTGCGGGTGCTTAACGAAACCTTGGTTCAACAAAATCAGCAACTGGCAGCCCAGGAGGAGGAATTGAAAGCAACCCTGGAAGAGCTTTCGGAACGCAACTTTGAGTTGGATCAGATCATGTATAAAACATCGCATGATCTACGTTCACCGCTTAGCTCCATTTTGGGTTTGGTAAACCTGGCCAGGATGGATTCGGAAGCAAGCCATAAAATTTATATTGAAAAGATTGAAGGGCGTATAAAGAAACTTGATGAGTTTATTAAATCCATGCTCAATTACGCGCGCGTTAGCCGTGATGAAGCAGGATATGAAGTAGTAAACCTTGAAGTTGTGGTTCAGGAATGTATTCAGGAGCTGGAGTACCTCGATAATTTTTCGGCCGTACAGGTTATCAGCAATTTCGTTGGATTGGATATCCCCTTCGTCAGCGACCCTGTCCGCATCAAAATTATAATCGGTAATATTATTTCAAATGCATACAAATATTATAATCCTAATGTCAGGAGCACGTTGCGCATTACGGCAAATGTTACTCCTCAGCAAGCAATTATAGTCATTAAAGACAACGGTATTGGAATTCGTGAAGAGCACGCTTCCCGGATATTCGATATGTTTTACAGGGCTACAGAGAACTCGCAGGGGTCAGGGTTGGGTATGTACATTGTGAAACAGGGAGTTGAAAAATTGAAAGGCACAATTTCAGTAAAAAGTAAATTCGAAAAAGGCACATCCATTACACTGACTTTACCTAATCATGTAAAGAAGCAAAAAGAAAAATCGTAACACAGCGCAGAACCTTGTCACTTATTTCTTTACTTTAATCCATGAAAACCTCACCCGATTTTAATACCCTTCCACCCTTTTATAGAAACTATGTTTCGTTTGTGGAGCAACAAGAGCTGTTGCCTGCATTGAAGGCTTCTGCCGAAGCTGCTCAAAACCTGATTAAGGGAATTCCTGAAGAGCGGGGAGTGTATCGTTATGCCGATGGGAAATGGAGCATCAAGGAATTAATCTGCCATATGATGGATGCCGAACGGATTTTTGCCTATCGGGCACTAAGGTTTGCCCGCAATGACCATACTCCGTTGGCAGGATTTGAAGAGAATGACTATGCACCGCAAGCTAATGCGCATGCCCGTACGCTGGAGCAGCTTGCTCGCGAAATGCAAAACCTAAGGGCAACAACAATCGACTTATTCGCCAGCTTCACTCCGGAAATGTTGCAGCGCACCGGCACAGCCAACAATAGCCTGATTTCGGTTGTCAACATCGGCTACATCATAGCCGGACATGAAGCACACCATTGTTCCATTTTAAAACAACGCTATCTTAATCCTGCATGAAGTATTTCAATTTTAT contains these protein-coding regions:
- a CDS encoding DinB family protein, with translation MKTSPDFNTLPPFYRNYVSFVEQQELLPALKASAEAAQNLIKGIPEERGVYRYADGKWSIKELICHMMDAERIFAYRALRFARNDHTPLAGFEENDYAPQANAHARTLEQLAREMQNLRATTIDLFASFTPEMLQRTGTANNSLISVVNIGYIIAGHEAHHCSILKQRYLNPA
- a CDS encoding PAS domain S-box protein, yielding MRSKKIDTKPIPGSLSASRYKALLEHAYDGVVLYDGQGVVQFASASVKRVGGFTPFDLIGKKGDHFIHPSEREAARDAFRKVLLSHGKSISLTQRFITKKGTYIWCEYTLTNLLHNPEVRGIVSNFRNVHDRVDAINRATESQRLFSLLSENISDGIFLGIPRKKFQYVNNSFLKITGYPSLQDLNSIKPHQLFAERKAWNRISRLKAPSSIKSLEALFRRKNGEIFWGLISLSVFKDVNGGNLFVGSVRDISKQKEAESNLLATQHLLSSINLNIAEGIYRNIPGKQFDYANRAFLKMFGFHSLEELNKIKPRQLYADRKHYEKVRMLMARDGQVQNVEALFRKVNGETFWGSVSSIQITEKRGKRKIIDGAIRDITQQKESEMKLQESQTFLSNVMNTVAAPIFVKDKNHRWIMFNEAFCSFMNRSAKDLQGKTDKDFLPAKEYKVFWKVDNEVLRTGAVVLNRETVTTKRGNTRNLLTFKSRYVNDKGERFVIGFIMDVTEIQKVEDEILKLNANLRGIMESTRESIYALDRNYCYTAFNRNHARMARLLYGAEIKVGDNNLEYIKGTAEEKWLVLELRKAMKGENHISLHQVNHSRYKNRWIQTTYNPIFNKQGKVDGVAVFVRDITEMMDTQQALSHSNATLQGVLQSTTDRIIALDDKLNYVLFNESHVQNIKRIAGTEIRPGDSFIKNLPKPIVQKALPHLKRALKGKPVLIELGMRETFVEALINPIRDNTNKIIGITLFVRDITQRKRTEQKLRVLNETLVQQNQQLAAQEEELKATLEELSERNFELDQIMYKTSHDLRSPLSSILGLVNLARMDSEASHKIYIEKIEGRIKKLDEFIKSMLNYARVSRDEAGYEVVNLEVVVQECIQELEYLDNFSAVQVISNFVGLDIPFVSDPVRIKIIIGNIISNAYKYYNPNVRSTLRITANVTPQQAIIVIKDNGIGIREEHASRIFDMFYRATENSQGSGLGMYIVKQGVEKLKGTISVKSKFEKGTSITLTLPNHVKKQKEKS